The Archocentrus centrarchus isolate MPI-CPG fArcCen1 chromosome 3, fArcCen1, whole genome shotgun sequence sequence GGCTGTGCGATATCCCTTTGCCTCAGCTCACTGGAAGAGAAAACAGGCTTTGAATAAAGTACTGCTGGCTTTGTGGACTGCAGCATTCTTGTTCAGCATACCTGTCATCCCAACTCAGGTTGTTGGGGAGCATTTGGGTGAGGAGCACTGTCTGTACCGCCTGTATACTTCTATGGCCCAggagctggtgtgtgtgttgttagAGACACTGGTGGGCTACATAATACCCTTCTCCATTCTTGTGATCTGCTATGGCTGTCTCTGCAGCAGGATTACTCGGATGACTCTCAAGTCCAAACGGAAGTCCACTATCCTGATTGCCAGTGTAGTGGTTGCATTTGGCATTTGTTGGACACCTCATCACATAGGGAATATCCTCTCACTGATCATCCTGGCAATTGATAACTCCTTCAAGGAGGTGGCAGAACATCTGGAAAATGTGAGAAGCACTATGGCTTTTATCGCTGGAGCCTTGGTCTTTATCAGCAGCACAGTTAACCCCATTCTCTACATGTTTGCAGCTCGCTCCTTCAGGAGCTCCTTGCGTGACACGGGCATCCAGAAGCTCTTCCGCCACATCTCAAGCACCTCCCCAGGTGAGGGCAACAGAGAGGTGTCCTATGTGTCCAAGAGAGTCAGCAATCAGACCAATACCTCTCAGGCACTGTCTGAGCCAAAAGATCAAATAGGCATAttaatgaaaatgtgtgaaaacaatCCATCCTGACATTGAAATTGTACAGTGTCTGTGCGCTCTGTGTAGATAGTCCTGTGTATACAGTAttctttttctaaataaatggtaaaaaatacctaactgatttttatttgtatgaTGTTACAAAAACTTAACAAGTTTATCTGTGCTATACTTGCCTAACTTAATAAATTACCAActttacatgtttttattgtgaatatatatatttatagaaATAAGTTATGTCCTTTATGTCCTTAATGATATGTACTATGTgaccaataaaaattatatataaataatgtcTCAGTATGAAATTTTGTAAAATACAGTTTGTTTCAGTTACTTTGTTATTCCATCAAAGAGAAAATGAATCTATAAAGTTGCTGATTCTGAGCTATCTGTAAGGATCGTGATTAGACAAAACACAACAGGTTTTTATAGTTTTCATTTCCTGTTATTGCCTC is a genomic window containing:
- the LOC115778113 gene encoding leukotriene B4 receptor 1 codes for the protein MNHTHSLSPQEEMAPEEFDGGTAVACVILGLSFLVGAPGNLLVIWTILRHVKKRSHTVVIILHLAVADLLVLITLPLWIYSLAHSWIFGEASCKAMVFMINACMYSSVFLITLMSVERFVAVRYPFASAHWKRKQALNKVLLALWTAAFLFSIPVIPTQVVGEHLGEEHCLYRLYTSMAQELVCVLLETLVGYIIPFSILVICYGCLCSRITRMTLKSKRKSTILIASVVVAFGICWTPHHIGNILSLIILAIDNSFKEVAEHLENVRSTMAFIAGALVFISSTVNPILYMFAARSFRSSLRDTGIQKLFRHISSTSPGEGNREVSYVSKRVSNQTNTSQALSEPKDQIGILMKMCENNPS